A DNA window from Coffea arabica cultivar ET-39 chromosome 6c, Coffea Arabica ET-39 HiFi, whole genome shotgun sequence contains the following coding sequences:
- the LOC113693478 gene encoding protein FAR1-RELATED SEQUENCE 5-like yields MEFNSKNDAYKFYNKYAFKMSFSVHKNYLNKNKDGVTTFRRCSCCKEGVKRKYESDVMPKRTRVLMKIGCEAKMVIVLLRGTMKYHVHDLVLEHNRELHIAQCSHMMPSQRKASEPQGFQTEISEDAGSLKQSHEFIRKEAGGMGNVGYTWDGLK; encoded by the coding sequence ATGGAGTTCAACAGTAAAAATGATGCGTACAAGTTTTACAACAAATATGCCTTTAAAATGAGTTTTAGTGTACACAAAAACTATCTAAATAAAAACAAAGACGGGGTGACCACGTTTAGGAGATGTAGTTGCTGCAAGGAAGGTGTGAAGCGCAAGTACGAAAGTGATGTGATGCCAAAGAGGACACGAGTGCTGATGAAAATAGGGTGTGAAGCTAAAATGGTTATCGTGTTACTTAGAGGGACAATGAAGTACCATGTGCATGACCTTGTCTTAGAGCATAACCGTGAGTTGCACATTGCTCAATGTTCGCACATGATGCCATCACAAAGAAAAGCGAGTGAGCCTCAAGGATTCCAAACTGAAATAAGCGAGGATGCTGGGTCATTGAAACAGAGTCATGAGTTTATAAGAAAGGAGGCAGGTGGAATGGGTAATGTGGGATATACTTGGGATGGCCTTAAATGA